One genomic segment of Vibrio quintilis includes these proteins:
- a CDS encoding flagellin, protein MAVNVNTNVSAMTAQRYLNSATKAQNESMERLSSGFKINSAKDDAAGMQISNRLNVQSRGLGVAVRNANDGISIAQTAEGAMNETTNILQRMRDLSLQSANGSNSKSERTAIQEEMTSLNDELNRIAETTSFGGNKLLNGTFTTKAFQIGSNSGEAVMLTLNNLRSDNPEMGGMSFKAENGKGKDWSVAKGENDLQIELTDKDGKERTINISAKAGDDIEEVATYINGQTDLISASVDESGRLQVFAGSNKVDVDEDVSFSGSLAGELDLDDDGKAVSVHSMDVTTVGGAQQSVSVIDSALQYVDSHRAELGAFQNRFEHAISNLDNINENVSASKSRIKDTDFAKETTALTKSQILSQASSSVLAQAKQLPNAALALLGG, encoded by the coding sequence ATGGCAGTAAATGTAAACACTAACGTATCAGCAATGACAGCACAGCGTTATTTGAATTCAGCAACGAAAGCACAGAATGAGTCAATGGAACGTCTGTCTTCCGGATTTAAAATCAACAGTGCAAAAGATGATGCGGCAGGTATGCAAATCTCTAACCGCTTGAATGTTCAGAGTCGTGGCCTGGGTGTTGCTGTACGTAACGCAAATGATGGAATTTCTATCGCTCAAACAGCAGAAGGAGCGATGAATGAAACCACGAATATCCTGCAACGTATGAGAGACTTGTCTTTGCAATCAGCAAACGGCTCTAACTCTAAATCAGAAAGAACGGCAATTCAGGAAGAAATGACATCACTTAATGATGAACTGAACCGGATTGCAGAAACAACTTCTTTCGGTGGAAACAAATTGTTGAATGGTACATTCACAACAAAAGCTTTCCAAATCGGTTCAAACAGTGGTGAAGCGGTTATGCTGACACTGAATAACCTTCGCAGCGATAATCCTGAAATGGGTGGCATGAGCTTTAAAGCTGAAAATGGCAAAGGAAAAGACTGGTCAGTTGCTAAAGGTGAAAATGACCTGCAAATTGAACTGACTGACAAAGATGGCAAAGAACGCACAATCAATATTTCTGCCAAAGCAGGTGATGATATTGAAGAAGTGGCAACTTATATCAATGGACAGACTGATTTAATCTCTGCTTCTGTTGATGAATCAGGCAGACTGCAAGTTTTTGCCGGAAGCAATAAAGTTGATGTAGATGAAGATGTTTCTTTCAGTGGTTCTCTGGCTGGTGAATTAGATCTGGATGATGATGGCAAAGCCGTTTCTGTTCACTCAATGGATGTAACAACCGTAGGTGGCGCACAGCAGTCTGTATCAGTGATTGACTCTGCACTTCAATATGTTGATAGTCACCGTGCTGAACTGGGTGCATTCCAGAATCGATTCGAACATGCAATCAGTAACCTTGATAATATCAATGAGAATGTGAGCGCATCTAAAAGCCGAATCAAAGACACAGACTTTGCAAAAGAGACAACTGC
- a CDS encoding flagellin, whose protein sequence is MMMTVNTNVAALISQRNLNRANQALNESLERLSSGYRINHAKDDAAGLQISNRLTTQVRGLDVAMRNASDGISIMQTAEGAMQESTSLLQRMRDLAIQSANGSNSASDQQALQEEYSALNDELNRIAETTSFGGRKLLNGTFGTTSFQVGASAGEAVRLSLGNMRSDTMNMGGLTYIAAGKASSDWQVTTENKQLVIHYQSEDGQTQQIHIRAKAGDDIEELATYINGQTDLVSASVNEHGQLQIYMSGDKTTGALKFSGSLAGQLQMGFVGYESVDKMDISQTGGAQRAISVLDTALTYIDKNRAELGAFQNRFEHTINNLGNVQENLSDSRSRIRDTDYAKEVTQLMKQQILQQVSVSVLAQAKKQPVAVLRLLK, encoded by the coding sequence ATTATGATGACAGTCAATACCAATGTGGCTGCGTTAATTTCCCAGCGAAATCTGAATCGTGCCAACCAGGCGTTAAACGAGTCTCTGGAGCGGTTGTCTTCCGGTTACAGGATCAATCATGCGAAAGATGATGCGGCCGGATTACAGATTTCTAACCGTCTGACAACTCAGGTCCGGGGATTGGATGTAGCAATGAGAAATGCCAGCGACGGTATTTCGATCATGCAAACTGCGGAAGGAGCGATGCAGGAGAGTACATCGCTTTTGCAGCGGATGCGGGATCTTGCTATTCAGTCAGCAAATGGCTCAAATTCAGCATCTGATCAGCAAGCCTTACAGGAAGAGTATTCAGCATTAAATGATGAATTGAACCGCATTGCTGAAACGACTTCCTTTGGTGGCCGAAAGTTACTCAATGGTACATTTGGGACAACTTCTTTCCAGGTCGGGGCTTCTGCTGGTGAAGCGGTTCGCCTGTCTTTAGGTAATATGCGCTCCGATACGATGAATATGGGCGGGCTGACTTATATTGCTGCCGGTAAAGCATCTTCCGACTGGCAGGTCACGACCGAAAATAAACAACTCGTCATACATTATCAGTCCGAAGATGGGCAAACTCAGCAAATACACATCCGGGCAAAAGCCGGCGATGATATCGAGGAACTGGCCACTTATATTAACGGGCAAACCGACCTGGTATCTGCATCCGTGAATGAGCATGGCCAGTTACAAATTTATATGTCCGGAGATAAAACGACCGGTGCACTTAAATTTAGTGGTTCACTGGCTGGTCAGCTTCAGATGGGGTTTGTGGGCTATGAATCTGTCGATAAGATGGATATTAGTCAAACCGGAGGTGCCCAGCGTGCCATTTCAGTGTTGGATACGGCTTTAACTTATATTGATAAAAACAGGGCAGAGCTGGGTGCTTTTCAGAACCGGTTTGAACATACGATTAATAATTTGGGTAATGTTCAGGAAAATTTATCTGATTCAAGAAGCCGGATCAGAGATACAGACTATGCCAAAGAAGTGACGCAACTGATGAAACAGCAAATTTTGCAGCAAGTGAGCGTTTCTGTACTGGCTCAGGCAAAAAAACAGCCTGTAGCGGTTTTAAGGCTGCTGAAATAA
- a CDS encoding Dyp-type peroxidase, whose amino-acid sequence MPYPQTAILPEAGPFALYALFKIKDNPEKVLQEIQQLPTLIQTLNSSQTGAELKLSVSFSRGFWAQLDAPAVPELVDFISLGEGDISAPASEVDFLIHVHCQRHDLLFYVMRKFMGSIAGEAHIVDETYGFRYLDARDMTGFIDGTENPKDSRREEVAIIPDGELAGGSYVMVQRFVHNLPAWGKLNVAAQEKVIGRTKEDSVELDKVPEASHVGRVDLKENGQGLKIVRHSLPYGTVGGEHGLLFIAYCHTLHNFKAMLQSMYGEADGKTDQMLRFTQAVTGAYLFSPSCEMLQSLKLK is encoded by the coding sequence ATGCCATATCCTCAAACAGCAATTTTACCCGAAGCCGGACCTTTTGCGCTTTATGCTTTATTTAAGATAAAAGACAATCCGGAGAAAGTGCTACAAGAAATTCAACAATTACCAACCCTGATTCAGACCCTGAACTCATCTCAGACAGGTGCTGAACTGAAGTTATCTGTCTCATTCAGCCGGGGTTTCTGGGCACAGCTTGATGCGCCTGCCGTACCTGAACTGGTTGATTTTATCTCTTTAGGGGAAGGTGATATCTCAGCACCTGCAAGCGAAGTCGATTTCTTAATACATGTTCATTGCCAAAGACATGATTTACTTTTTTATGTGATGAGAAAGTTCATGGGAAGTATCGCTGGAGAAGCGCATATTGTGGATGAAACGTATGGGTTCCGCTATCTCGATGCTCGGGATATGACAGGATTTATTGATGGAACTGAAAATCCGAAAGATAGTCGCCGCGAAGAAGTCGCGATTATTCCTGATGGCGAGCTTGCCGGAGGAAGTTACGTGATGGTCCAGCGGTTTGTTCATAATTTGCCTGCCTGGGGAAAACTGAATGTTGCTGCGCAGGAAAAGGTGATTGGCCGGACGAAAGAAGACTCGGTTGAGCTGGATAAGGTGCCTGAAGCATCCCATGTCGGGCGGGTTGACTTAAAAGAGAATGGTCAGGGACTGAAAATTGTCCGTCATAGCTTGCCATATGGTACTGTGGGGGGAGAGCACGGCCTTCTGTTTATTGCTTATTGTCATACGTTACATAACTTTAAGGCGATGCTGCAGAGTATGTATGGTGAAGCTGATGGGAAAACTGATCAGATGTTGCGTTTTACCCAGGCAGTGACCGGCGCTTATCTATTCTCTCCCTCCTGTGAAATGTTACAGTCTTTAAAATTAAAGTAA
- a CDS encoding DUF2956 family protein codes for MKKASAPSNETRQEAMKIARATQKPGQNKEQTKLIAQGIEKGIAVYKKQQKEKQRQADKERKRKNKEKQQENILPEEIPSAPPQPEKHTMIHLLPWILTAVSWGILLYIWIHPAV; via the coding sequence ATGAAAAAAGCATCTGCTCCATCAAATGAAACCCGCCAGGAAGCCATGAAAATCGCCAGAGCGACACAAAAGCCCGGACAAAACAAAGAACAAACAAAACTGATTGCACAAGGGATTGAAAAAGGCATTGCTGTTTATAAAAAGCAACAAAAAGAAAAACAACGTCAGGCAGACAAGGAGCGGAAAAGAAAGAACAAGGAAAAACAACAGGAAAATATTCTGCCAGAAGAGATTCCTTCAGCTCCGCCACAACCTGAAAAGCACACCATGATACATTTATTACCCTGGATACTCACTGCCGTCAGCTGGGGAATCCTGCTTTACATCTGGATTCATCCAGCAGTTTAA
- a CDS encoding winged helix-turn-helix domain-containing protein — protein sequence MELSPVFARRLYLAYLVESMERPNVPRLIEKTGWPRRTIQDVLKALPGIGIQLIFVQDGRRHNDGYYRLSDWGPFDSQWILERKVDIAASLGK from the coding sequence ATGGAATTGAGTCCCGTTTTTGCAAGGCGACTGTATTTGGCGTACCTGGTTGAAAGCATGGAAAGGCCGAATGTTCCGAGATTGATTGAGAAGACAGGATGGCCCCGCCGGACCATTCAAGATGTCTTGAAAGCTTTGCCGGGAATTGGCATTCAGTTAATTTTTGTTCAGGATGGTCGTCGACATAATGATGGCTATTATCGATTATCTGACTGGGGGCCGTTTGATAGCCAGTGGATTCTTGAACGAAAAGTCGATATTGCAGCAAGCCTGGGAAAATAG
- a CDS encoding ArsC family reductase yields the protein MSIILYGIPNCDTIKKARKWLAAENIDYQFHDYRKDGISAVLVRDFCSSLAWDNVLNKRGTTYRQLDQAQKDSLTEETAIDLLVQYPAMIKRPILSVNNNLYLGFSAEKYTTIFAAQ from the coding sequence ATGAGCATCATTCTTTATGGCATCCCTAACTGCGACACAATAAAAAAAGCACGAAAGTGGTTAGCAGCCGAAAATATTGACTATCAATTTCACGACTATCGCAAAGATGGTATTTCAGCAGTTCTTGTCCGCGACTTTTGTTCATCGCTGGCGTGGGATAACGTGCTGAATAAACGAGGAACGACATACCGGCAACTGGATCAGGCGCAAAAAGACAGCCTGACGGAAGAAACGGCCATTGATTTACTTGTACAATACCCGGCTATGATCAAACGCCCGATTCTCTCGGTAAATAACAATTTATATCTTGGTTTTTCAGCGGAAAAATACACAACAATTTTTGCAGCACAATAG
- the dapE gene encoding succinyl-diaminopimelate desuccinylase translates to MTDSPVLTLAKDLISRRSVTPEDAGCQEVMISRLKKLGFDIEVMVFEDTTNLWARKGYEAPLFAFAGHTDVVPPGSEQAWHTPPFEPTVIDNHLHGRGAADMKGSLACMIVAVERFIRQNPNHQGSIAFLITSDEEGPFINGTTRVVDTLMERDERIDMCIVGEPSSTHTAGDVVKNGRRGSLTGDLVVKGIQGHVAYPHLANNPVHQALPALSELASTKWDDGNQFFPPTSFQIPNLHAGTGASNVIPGDFTIQFNFRFSTELTSESIQRRVHSILDAHGLDYSLNWTLNGQPFLTDAGELLDAVVKAVTDVNHKAPELLTTGGTSDGRFIAQMGTQVVELGPVNATIHKVNECVSVPDLEKLTDMYQNVLTNLLA, encoded by the coding sequence ATGACTGATAGCCCTGTACTAACCCTGGCAAAAGATTTGATTTCCCGCCGTTCTGTCACTCCAGAGGATGCCGGTTGTCAGGAGGTCATGATCAGCCGGTTAAAAAAACTTGGCTTTGACATTGAAGTCATGGTTTTTGAAGACACAACAAATTTATGGGCAAGAAAAGGTTATGAAGCCCCGCTTTTTGCCTTTGCCGGACATACTGATGTGGTCCCGCCGGGGTCTGAACAAGCGTGGCACACGCCACCATTTGAGCCCACGGTCATTGACAATCATCTGCATGGACGTGGGGCTGCTGATATGAAAGGCTCGCTCGCATGTATGATTGTCGCTGTGGAACGCTTTATCAGGCAGAACCCGAATCATCAGGGATCCATTGCTTTTCTCATTACCTCTGATGAAGAAGGACCATTTATCAACGGAACCACCAGAGTCGTGGATACCCTGATGGAAAGAGACGAGCGAATTGATATGTGTATTGTCGGAGAACCGTCCAGTACGCACACAGCAGGAGATGTCGTCAAAAACGGCAGACGCGGTTCCCTGACCGGGGATTTAGTCGTCAAAGGGATACAGGGACACGTCGCCTACCCCCATCTGGCAAACAACCCGGTTCACCAGGCACTGCCCGCTTTATCTGAACTTGCTTCGACAAAATGGGACGACGGGAATCAATTCTTTCCGCCAACCAGCTTTCAAATCCCGAATCTTCATGCCGGAACAGGCGCTTCGAATGTGATTCCCGGCGACTTTACGATTCAGTTTAACTTCCGCTTCAGTACAGAGCTGACCTCTGAATCCATTCAGCGACGGGTGCATTCAATCCTTGATGCGCACGGATTAGATTATTCGCTCAACTGGACTTTAAACGGCCAGCCATTTCTGACGGATGCAGGAGAATTGCTCGATGCGGTCGTCAAAGCCGTGACTGATGTGAATCATAAAGCACCAGAGTTACTGACAACAGGCGGTACTTCAGATGGCCGCTTTATCGCACAAATGGGTACACAGGTTGTTGAACTGGGGCCGGTTAATGCGACGATTCATAAAGTGAATGAGTGTGTCAGTGTTCCGGACCTTGAAAAGCTGACTGACATGTACCAAAACGTGTTAACGAACCTTCTGGCATAA
- a CDS encoding M15 family metallopeptidase, with product MTPEQLTGQTDLHLKPTRMDQKSFLIHPDVVSDMLALKEAASLAGYNLHIVSGFRSFQHQLKIWNRKFSGESPVLDQNSIPLNTSQLSEKEKILAILRWSALPGASRHHWGSDFDVYDRTNQPQNVPLKLEPHEYLSGFQAGFFQWLQTNMQHYGFFLPYNQDRGGVATEPWHISHHAVSSTLLKELTPEIILETLNEAPIYGEKIIKKEINTIYNQFIININQV from the coding sequence ATGACACCTGAGCAACTGACCGGACAAACCGATCTACATCTTAAGCCGACACGGATGGATCAGAAGTCTTTTCTGATCCATCCGGATGTGGTCAGCGACATGCTTGCTTTAAAAGAAGCAGCATCCCTGGCTGGTTATAATCTGCATATCGTGAGCGGTTTTCGCAGTTTTCAGCACCAGCTGAAAATCTGGAACAGGAAGTTCTCAGGTGAATCCCCGGTGTTAGATCAAAACAGTATCCCGCTGAACACCAGCCAACTGAGTGAAAAAGAAAAGATCCTGGCAATATTGAGGTGGTCCGCTCTTCCCGGAGCCAGCCGGCATCACTGGGGAAGTGATTTCGATGTTTACGACAGAACAAATCAGCCTCAGAATGTGCCACTCAAACTTGAGCCACATGAATACCTGTCAGGATTTCAGGCCGGATTCTTTCAGTGGTTACAAACAAATATGCAGCATTACGGATTCTTTCTTCCGTACAATCAGGATCGTGGCGGCGTCGCTACAGAACCGTGGCATATCAGCCACCATGCAGTTTCATCAACGCTGTTAAAAGAACTCACTCCAGAAATAATACTGGAAACTTTGAATGAAGCGCCAATATACGGGGAAAAGATCATAAAAAAAGAAATCAACACAATATACAATCAATTCATCATCAATATAAATCAGGTATGA
- a CDS encoding DUF2897 family protein, giving the protein MDIFASPWFIITIVISIIVGNVAALKYLTPKNLEQFKKKPNDDLERLIELDKKRQKELKKDDEQHHPSEE; this is encoded by the coding sequence ATGGATATTTTCGCATCCCCCTGGTTCATCATCACAATCGTTATCTCGATTATTGTTGGTAATGTTGCAGCTTTAAAATACCTGACCCCAAAGAATCTGGAACAATTCAAAAAGAAACCCAATGATGATCTGGAAAGGTTAATCGAATTAGATAAGAAACGTCAGAAGGAATTAAAAAAGGATGATGAACAACACCATCCTTCTGAAGAATAA
- the bamC gene encoding outer membrane protein assembly factor BamC, with protein sequence MKNWHQLVCCSLAVLTISACSDSALERQQAEGDFDYLNENALIPWKYPHGVKPQFDHEYDIPKGEFHGVLGENVDIRPPQEFLALIPGVSVETSQGYVTFWSAKSQVADQIWQISLQFLESKHAQVTRKGEQSVDAKWVEWQSEDEESVLEAHYHLTRVNKARRFGVQLSMPGLRSASGSDDVSVYAKERYTMKMVNKIATIYDAQMRVTSNRLQQAPKSIPVSMGTDRSGLPVMIARSDYDNLWRRLPLVLSQSGFSVEDRNRSQGTIKVKYSSPDDDFWSALGVKPLPLSSGSYTVLLGDLENRTSLNMTSSDGKPVKEDVLKAFVPVMTALLK encoded by the coding sequence ATGAAAAATTGGCATCAGCTGGTTTGTTGTTCACTGGCTGTTTTAACTATATCAGCTTGTTCCGATAGTGCTTTAGAAAGGCAACAAGCCGAGGGTGATTTTGATTATTTAAACGAAAATGCGTTAATTCCCTGGAAATATCCTCATGGTGTAAAACCACAGTTTGATCATGAATACGATATACCAAAAGGTGAATTTCATGGTGTTCTGGGAGAAAACGTTGATATTCGTCCTCCTCAGGAATTTTTAGCACTGATCCCCGGGGTCTCGGTTGAGACTTCTCAGGGATATGTCACTTTCTGGAGTGCTAAATCTCAGGTCGCAGATCAGATATGGCAAATTTCGCTGCAGTTTTTAGAAAGTAAACATGCTCAGGTGACCCGGAAAGGTGAGCAGTCGGTTGATGCGAAGTGGGTGGAATGGCAGAGTGAAGACGAAGAGTCAGTACTGGAAGCCCATTATCACTTGACCCGGGTGAACAAAGCCCGTCGTTTTGGTGTACAGCTTTCAATGCCTGGTTTACGTTCTGCTTCCGGAAGTGATGACGTCTCTGTTTATGCCAAAGAACGCTATACCATGAAGATGGTGAATAAAATAGCAACCATATATGATGCTCAGATGAGAGTAACATCAAATCGTTTACAGCAGGCACCAAAGAGTATTCCGGTATCTATGGGAACTGATCGGAGCGGCTTGCCGGTTATGATTGCCCGGAGTGATTATGATAATCTTTGGCGTCGTCTGCCTTTAGTTTTATCTCAGTCTGGTTTTTCAGTTGAAGACAGGAATCGTTCTCAGGGAACTATCAAGGTGAAGTACAGCTCTCCTGATGATGATTTTTGGTCTGCTTTAGGTGTCAAACCACTTCCGCTTTCTTCCGGGAGCTATACAGTGCTGTTGGGTGATCTGGAAAACAGAACCTCTTTAAACATGACTTCATCCGATGGCAAGCCGGTGAAAGAAGATGTGCTTAAAGCTTTTGTACCTGTCATGACAGCTCTGTTGAAATAA
- the dapA gene encoding 4-hydroxy-tetrahydrodipicolinate synthase codes for MFSGSIVALITPFNLDGEVDYASLKKLVEYHIDSGTDAIVSVGTTGESATLSIEEHVKVVSKTVEYAAGRISVIAGTGANATHESLTFSRLLNNTGVSGFLSVTPYYNKPTQEGLFLHYKAIAAETDIPVILYNVPGRTAVDLQPETVARLSELKNIVGIKDATGDLDRVQKHRELCGEDFVLLSGDDSTGLDFVKLGGNGVISVTNNIAAAEMSQMMHLALSGKFAEAEAINERLMSLHKDLFIESSPIPVKWAAHRLNLIEHGDLRLPMTILSEAAQPTVEQAMISAGLL; via the coding sequence ATGTTTTCTGGAAGTATTGTTGCGTTAATTACGCCATTTAACCTTGATGGTGAAGTGGATTATGCAAGTCTAAAAAAATTAGTAGAATATCATATCGATTCCGGGACGGATGCGATTGTCTCTGTTGGTACGACGGGTGAATCAGCAACACTTAGTATTGAAGAACATGTCAAGGTCGTTTCAAAAACAGTTGAATATGCTGCAGGCCGAATCTCCGTGATTGCCGGTACGGGGGCGAATGCCACGCATGAGTCCCTGACATTCAGCCGTTTACTGAATAATACTGGCGTGTCAGGCTTTTTGAGTGTGACGCCTTATTATAATAAGCCAACACAGGAAGGCTTGTTCCTCCATTATAAAGCGATTGCCGCTGAAACCGACATCCCGGTTATCTTATATAATGTGCCGGGACGGACTGCAGTCGATCTGCAACCAGAAACGGTCGCCCGCTTGTCTGAACTCAAAAATATTGTTGGTATTAAGGATGCGACCGGAGATTTAGATCGTGTTCAAAAGCATCGTGAACTATGTGGTGAGGACTTTGTCTTACTAAGCGGCGATGATTCTACCGGGCTTGATTTTGTGAAGCTTGGCGGTAATGGTGTTATTTCTGTGACAAATAATATTGCCGCTGCTGAAATGTCTCAAATGATGCATCTTGCTTTATCAGGAAAGTTTGCTGAAGCAGAGGCAATTAATGAACGCCTGATGTCTTTGCATAAAGATTTATTTATTGAGTCCAGCCCGATTCCTGTAAAATGGGCCGCTCACCGCCTGAATCTGATTGAGCACGGTGATTTAAGACTGCCGATGACAATCTTATCTGAAGCGGCACAACCAACGGTTGAGCAGGCGATGATAAGTGCTGGTTTACTGTAA